From Cellulomonas chengniuliangii, the proteins below share one genomic window:
- the eda gene encoding bifunctional 4-hydroxy-2-oxoglutarate aldolase/2-dehydro-3-deoxy-phosphogluconate aldolase codes for MTVDTLAALSEARLVPVVVLDDAAHADALAGALVAGGLPVAEVTFRTAAAADSIRAMADRGDILVGAGTVLTAAQVDQAVAAGASYVVSPGLSRAVVERCHELGVLALPGAVTATEIQAALELGLTTVKFFPAGTSGGAPAIAALAAPFGQVSFVPTGGIGPKNLQDYLSIPAVAAVGGSWMVPRDRVAAGDFAGITQLTADAVALTR; via the coding sequence ATCACCGTGGATACCCTCGCCGCACTGAGCGAAGCTCGTCTCGTCCCCGTCGTCGTCCTCGACGACGCCGCCCATGCCGACGCCCTCGCCGGCGCCCTCGTCGCCGGCGGCCTCCCCGTCGCCGAGGTCACGTTCCGCACGGCCGCCGCCGCCGACTCGATCCGCGCCATGGCAGACCGGGGCGACATCCTCGTCGGCGCCGGCACCGTGCTGACCGCGGCCCAGGTCGACCAGGCCGTCGCCGCTGGCGCCTCCTACGTCGTCTCCCCGGGCCTGAGCCGCGCCGTCGTCGAGCGCTGCCACGAACTGGGCGTGCTCGCGCTGCCCGGCGCCGTCACCGCCACGGAGATCCAGGCCGCCCTCGAGCTGGGCCTGACGACCGTGAAGTTCTTCCCGGCGGGAACCTCCGGCGGCGCCCCGGCCATCGCCGCGCTCGCCGCCCCGTTCGGGCAGGTCAGCTTCGTGCCCACCGGCGGCATCGGCCCCAAGAACCTGCAGGACTACCTCAGCATCCCCGCCGTCGCAGCCGTCGGCGGCTCGTGGATGGTCCCTCGCGACCGCGTCGCCGCTGGCGACTTCGCCGGCATCACGCAGCTCACGGCCGACGCCGTCGCGCTGACCCGCTGA